Proteins co-encoded in one Candidatus Rokuibacteriota bacterium genomic window:
- a CDS encoding GNAT family N-acetyltransferase, with amino-acid sequence MKVESLSGFDGLDAAGWNALVAASSLPSVFLSWQWQTAWAHAFLGDRALQLFTVSEDSGALVGLLPLYEEAAGPLMRLVGGVDVSDYLDLIAPAGREEEIWGALLEHRAPAAGEWDLHGIRAASPTLALLPVLAPPHGLGTRIEREERCPVLALPPTWEAYLARLSGKDRHELRRKMRRLEAELPGTELRSVAGPDGWDDAMTEFLRLHRLSRAGKARFMDEAMERFFRDALRALAEAGWARLWFLDSGGAPIAAFLCLEYGGAVGLYNSGFDPTRARLAPGIVLLGHVIRDAIERGIAVFDFLRGEEAYKYAFGPVPADLFTVRVAP; translated from the coding sequence ATGAAGGTCGAGTCCCTCTCCGGCTTCGACGGGCTGGACGCCGCTGGCTGGAACGCCCTCGTCGCGGCCTCCTCCCTCCCGTCGGTCTTCCTCAGCTGGCAGTGGCAGACGGCCTGGGCCCACGCCTTCCTCGGGGACCGCGCGCTGCAGCTCTTCACCGTCTCCGAGGACAGCGGCGCCCTGGTGGGCCTGCTGCCGCTCTACGAAGAGGCTGCGGGCCCGCTCATGCGCCTCGTCGGTGGCGTGGATGTCTCCGACTACCTGGATCTGATCGCGCCGGCCGGGCGCGAGGAGGAGATCTGGGGGGCACTCCTGGAGCATCGGGCGCCGGCCGCGGGCGAGTGGGACCTGCACGGGATCCGGGCGGCCTCACCGACGCTCGCCTTGCTGCCCGTGCTGGCGCCGCCCCACGGGCTCGGGACCCGGATCGAGCGGGAGGAGCGCTGCCCGGTCCTGGCGCTGCCGCCGACCTGGGAGGCCTACCTCGCGCGGCTGTCGGGCAAGGACCGGCACGAGCTGCGCCGGAAGATGCGCCGGCTCGAGGCGGAGCTGCCCGGGACCGAGCTCCGCAGCGTGGCTGGCCCCGATGGATGGGATGACGCCATGACCGAGTTCCTGCGACTCCATCGCCTGTCGCGAGCCGGCAAGGCGCGCTTCATGGACGAGGCGATGGAGCGGTTCTTCCGCGACGCCCTCCGGGCGCTCGCCGAGGCGGGCTGGGCGCGGCTCTGGTTCCTCGACTCCGGCGGCGCCCCCATCGCCGCCTTCCTCTGCCTTGAGTACGGCGGGGCGGTCGGCCTCTACAACTCGGGCTTCGATCCGACCCGGGCCCGCCTGGCTCCGGGCATCGTGCTGCTCGGGCACGTGATCCGGGACGCCATCGAGCGTGGCATCGCCGTCTTCGACTTCCTGCGCGGCGAGGAGGCGTACAAGTACGCCTTCGGACCGGTGCCCGCCGATCTCTTCACCGTACGGGTGGCGCCGTGA
- a CDS encoding zinc ribbon domain-containing protein, which produces MPIYEYECHGCRRRVSLLVLSPSTAAPPICPRCGSAQLSRLMSRFATVKSEDARLDSLADPAQYGDLDENDPRSVARFMKRMGQEMGEDMGEDVEAAMEEAIAEGDEGGGAGGPDGEAPEGGGDDSDL; this is translated from the coding sequence GTGCCGATCTACGAGTACGAATGCCACGGCTGTCGCCGCCGGGTGAGCCTGCTGGTACTCTCGCCATCCACGGCCGCCCCCCCCATCTGCCCCCGCTGCGGCAGCGCCCAGCTCTCCCGCCTCATGTCGCGCTTCGCCACCGTCAAGTCCGAGGATGCCCGGCTCGACTCCCTCGCCGATCCCGCGCAGTACGGCGATCTCGACGAGAACGACCCGCGCAGCGTGGCCCGCTTCATGAAGCGCATGGGTCAGGAGATGGGCGAGGACATGGGGGAGGACGTGGAGGCGGCCATGGAGGAGGCGATCGCCGAGGGCGACGAGGGCGGCGGGGCCGGGGGCCCGGACGGCGAGGCCCCGGAGGGCGGAGGCGATGATTCCGATCTCTAG